GACGTATAAGATTCCACATGTGCCGAAACAAACCATACCGTGATTTTTTCCCAACCACCACTTTTTTGAACCTCTAACTCTATTTCGCGTAAATAGTGTTCCGAGGGGATCATCTGAGCCGTTGCCGATAGAACGTCAAAAGACGCTACATTTTCTGTAACGCCTACCTGGATTCCCGCTTTTACAAGCCGAGTGATCAAAACCATGTTAAGGAAGCGTGTTATGAATCTCAATGAATTCACCGTCTAGAATTGACATCAGGAACCGATCCGAAATATCTCGTCGATACAAATATTCATCCGTTGGCATCACTGTGTAGTTAATCTCACAGCCAAGTTCCTGTTCAAACCCCTCAATACGTTCTTTGAGATTTTTTTGTTCTGGAGATCCAACAATCAACATATCCGTTTCATTCTCCGTGCCTCCTGTAAACATCCCCGTCAAAATCAACACCTGAATGGGTTGCTCATCAACAAGCGTACGAACCAGGTCCTGCTGGATTAATACCGAGGCTTTTGCAAACAACGATTGCAATTCTTCATAGAGACCAAAATTCTTGTTCACCTGATAGTACTTTTTTCGATCCTTTTTCCCCTCGTCCTCCGTATCTTCCATCTCTACAACAACGCCTAATTCCACCAGGTTATTGAGCTCGCGTCGCACGGAATTCAACTGGGCGTTGATTTTCCGCGTCAATTCACGCACAAAAAAACGTGTATCCTGATTTTTCAGGAACAACTGTAAAAGTCGAGATCGGGTCTTTGAACCAAAAAGCTGTTCAATACCGAATCGTTCGTTGTCGCTTCCCTTCTTCATAGGATATGAGAGGTTATCAATAAGCTCGTCCTCCTCTTTTTGCTATGGTAGTATCCTACGTGAGATAGCTCTTTTCCGCAATATATGGAATCCAGTAGGTTAGAAATCAAAGCAGCGAGTCGAGAAATGCTCCGAGGGAAACCTCGTGGGACGTTTTTAACATTCACACAGCCGCTTGAACACAATAACGGCCACGTGTTCCTTTTATTAGACTTAGACGCTACGTGTAAGGTGGCGCCCAACGTGATTGCACTATTAAGAGAATCCGTAGAACGCCTTGGTCGTACGTTAAGCGCCGAAAGTCACCTACAACATAGATTCGAACAAGTATTGCAATCAGTGAATGAAGATCTTTCTGAGTTGATAGAAAAGGGTGTGTGTCCGACAGAGAGTCTTCATATTGCGCTTGGCGTCTTGCGTGATGGCGCATTCATTCTTTCGGCCACAGGAGAACTTAATGCCCTTTTTTTGCGCAAAACAGCAAAGCAACGGTTCCGTGTTTTTGATCTTTCACAAAATTTACAATCAGAGGCCGGTAAAATTGAGGAACGAAAATTATTTAGTGTTGTCCTTGATGGAGATCTACAGGCAGACGACGTACTCTTTCTTGCATCACGCGAATTACAAAATGTTCTCACGGTAGAGGAGATTCACCCCCTCCTTTCTACCCTCCCGCCAGCGAGCGCGCTTGAGGCTATTGAGCAATATCTCCCCGTTAAAACACATCTCTCAATTGTGCTCTTTCAGGTGCGTGTGGAAAAGGACATCCTCACAGGGTTTGGAAAGCACACAACCGGCAAATCGAGTATGAACGCTCTTCTGGAGTCAGAGCGTAAAACAACATCCATGTTGGAATTAGAAAAACCGCACGTGCAACAAACATTTAGCCAATTTGTTCGTCTGGTGCGATCCGGCAATGCCATTGAACGCAAGGAGACCTTGCGACGTATTGGCGAGCGTCTCTTGCATTGGATAAAAATACTCGGCTCACAAGCGTTTCATATTCTCACGAGTATTGCCGTTTCGGTTGTTTCTCTTCTCTCCGCGATCGTAACGCGAGGGTCAAGACGTGAGCGATCGATTAAAAATATGAAGAGTACCTGGGGACGCACAATCAACTCTATTAAGGCACAATTTCATCATGCGGGCTGGGGAAGCCGGCTTTTGCTCATAAGTGGTATCGTGTTTGTCGTCCTTTTCTCCAGTATTACCGCCTACACACGATTCCAGACAACCTCCCAAACAGAACGCGAAGTGATCACTGCAACGTTTGATGAGATTCAAAGTAAACGCGATCGTGCACACGCAAGCAATCTCTATCAAGACGAAGCCGCTGCACGACAACAACTCCAAGAGGCACTCTCGCTACTCGACACAATTGATACCAAGAAGCAGACACAGAAAGACCAAGTTGAACAAGTTCGTGCGGGTATCCTGGAGGATCTTAATGTCATTCGACACCTCTTGCAGCCAACGATTACAACGATTCCCGTCGTAAACCAGGTCATTGCTTCCGGCGAGAAATCAACGGTCTATTTCCGTGACGGATCCCAGGCGAACCTCAACGGATCAACTCTGGAGCCCGCTGAACGTACGGGCGAGGAAACGGGCTATTTGAGACTTGTCACCACCTATAACGACACGGTCGTGGGGCTTGATGAACACAATACGTTTCTTGCCTATCACTCTGATACGCAATCATGGAGTCGTGTTGGAATTAACTCGGTAGAAGGTGAATTTACCGACGCCGTAGATCTTTTCCATTACGGGGAACGACTCTATGTTCTCACGTCCAGCAATCTCTACAGGCATCAACGTGTAGAAAACGGCGAATACGGCCCCGGCACTTCCTGGCTCCAAGATCCCGTTGATTTGAGTCAGGTGCAGGCGATTGCGATCGATGGCAATGTCTGGCTGGCCGACAATGGTTCTGTACGACGATTAGAGCAAGGACGCGAAGTTGGAGCAGACATGAGTTCCATCGATCCACCACTTGGAGCTGTGCGTGATTTGTGGACCAACGCGGAGACGCCGTTTCTCTTTATCTTAGACCCTGCCAACAAACGCGTGATTGTCTACAATAAGGAAACGCAGACTCTCGTGAACCAATACGTGGACGACGCCATCGGGAGCGCCTTTGGCATGCGTGTAGATATCGCAAACAAAACAATTATTCTCTACGCTCCCACAACGGTCTACACCTTCCCTCTCTCAGATACCCTTTAGGAGTATGCTTATTCACGATGCGGTTTACGGTCCAACAGAGATTCTGGAACCTGTTCTTTTAGACGTGATAAACGCGCCTTCTGTTCAGCGTCTCAAACACATTGCACAATTTGGCTTGCCAGACGCCTATTGTCACCTGCATGGGTTTTCTCGTTTTGATCATTCCGTTGGTGTCCTTCTCCTGCTCGCACACCTCGGCGCCTCGCTCGAGGAACAAGTTGCCGGGCTTCTGCACGATGTGTCCCACACCGCCTTTTCTCACGCCACAGACTGGATTTATCAAGAATCTATCACAGAAGATGGTCAAGATTCTATTCATGCACATTTTTTGTGCACATCCGATCTCCCCACTATCTTAGAGACGCACGGGATGACCGTTACACGCATAGCGGATCATCATCTTTTTTCTCTCTTAGAACAAGACGCACCCGCGCTCTGTGCGGATCGTGTGGATTATACGTTGCGAGAATGTGACACATCCGTAACGCAAGCGTGTCTTCCATACCTGATGGTCCACGAGCATCGGATCGTTTTTTCTGATCTTGCCGCGGCACAAACACTTGCCCATGCTTACGCGGAGAGACAGCGTGTGCATTGGGGGAGCGCAGACAGCGTCTCCCGTTATAAACTCGCAGGACTGTTGTTTAAAATTGGGTTGAAGGAAGGCGTAATAACAAAGCAAGATTTTTGGACAACAGATGAGCAGGTTCTCACAAAATTAGAGTACGCCTCTTCCGCGCAGATTCAACATCTTCTCTCCGTGCTCAAAACGCCTTCGCTCTTTGAACAATTCGCCTTTACCGTACCAACACACAAAAAATTCCGTCACATTGATCCGGATGTGTTGGTAGATCATCAGCTCGTCAGACTCTCGGAAATGGATCCGGACTATTGCAAAACGCTCGACCAGGCACGAGTGGATAACGCACAAGGTGTACGTACTCTGGACCTTGAGGACGTAATGAGGGGGATCGAATAATCGTGGTCAAAAACCCAAAAGACTTTTATAAAATATTCACCCGCGGCAAGTGTGCCGCGGGTTTGACGTTGTTGAACTGTGTTCAGTTGGTCCCGAGATAGTGCCTGAGCCCTCGCACATCGGCTTCCGTCGCGTAGAGCCGAAACTCGATGTTTTTTTGTTTCCGGCAGAAAACCGACCTCCAAAAACCGCTGGGTGCACACGAGCCCACCTACGGCCGTAGCCTCGATCTGCCGCCGAAGCTCCGCCTGCATGGCCAACACGATCAAAAACAAGCACTTTTCCGCTCGATCTTGGTGCAGTTCCACATCCCTCGTAAAGACCGCCTCCTCGTCGTACGTGAAGTTCATGTAGACTCGCTTGTTGCCGTTCTGCACAAACTGGGGTACACCTCCTTTATCGGCAAGGTGTCAACAAAGTGGGTGACCGTCAATCAATCACTCTTTCAAAACACCGACGATCGTCACCTTGTTAATTTTGTGATAATAGCGATTATATGAGAGATTGTGCTAATTATCAAAACGCCCGGTTTCAAAACACCGACGATCGTCGGTGTTTTGAAACCTTATCAATCACCCTATTAAGAACGCGTCACGCCCCACTTTTCTTTACATGATCCTTTCTCTTTCCCTTCTTTTTTGCTCCTACAGAACGTAACAGATTTGTCGTACCTACGACATTTTTGTTATGAACGGATTCTACCTCCCACTTGACAGCCCTCATTAAGCCCTATATACTCCTCATAACCTTAACCGTAGACAACGGCTGCCTGAAAAGGCTTAATTGGCCGTCGAGGTAGAGAATCGTATAAAATCCTAGGATTTACACGCGTTTCTTCCGATGTCTGTGGTTTAGGGCCACAGGTTTTTTTAATTAGAAGTGGGATCCGGGACGGTGTTCTTCTCCCCTATTCCTCAATTCTACAGATGGTATGGCAAAAACACGTGCTCAGAAAGAGCAAATGATTGCCGACCTGACGGACACGTTCTCAAAGACCAAATCCGTGGTGTTCGCTGAGTTTTCCGGAGTTCCCGTCCAAGCAATGGACCGTCTCCGTACACAGGCACGCAATGAAAACATTGCTGTGTCGGTCTCCAAAAAGACCCTCATGAACATTGCAGCGCAACAGGCTGGTTGGACCGGTGTGGATACGGCTCAACTGCCAAATAGCGTGGTCACCCTTATGGGGTACGAGGACGAGGTACTTCCAGCAAAGTTGGTCGCAGCTTTTGCAAAGGGACAGGCCGGTGTCCAGATTGTCGGTGGCGTGCTCGAGGGAGCCTATGCTTCCGCCGACCAAATGATTGCCTTGTCACAGCTTCCTGGAAAGCAGGAGTTGTACGCAAAGCTCGTTGGTTCGATCAATGCCCCCGTCTCTGGTTTCGTCAATGTATTGGCAGGCAACATTCGTGGCCTGCTCTACACATTGAACGCGATCCAGGAACAAAAGGCATAACCAGGGTTGGCTATCTACCGCCCTCAATTTATTCGACTATTCTAAGCCCCTACATATGGCAGATGAAGTAACAGAGGTTGTAGCAGAAGAAAAAGCTGCTGTACCTGCAAAGTTCGCGTCTCTTGTTGAGACAATTGAGCAGTTGTCCGTTTTGGACCTTGCTGAGTTAGTAAAAGTTTTGGAGGACAAGTTTGGTGTGAGCGCCGCAGCTCCTATGATGATGGGTGGCATGATGCCAGCCGGAGGAGAAGCTGGTGGTGCTGAGGAAAAGACTTCATTCGATGTTGAGTTGTCCGCAATTGGCGAGAGCAAGATCAACGTGATCAAGGTTGTAAAAGAACTCCTCGGACTTGGTTTGAAGGAAGCCAAGGATCTCGTAGATGGAGCACC
This portion of the Candidatus Uhrbacteria bacterium CG10_big_fil_rev_8_21_14_0_10_50_16 genome encodes:
- the rplJ gene encoding 50S ribosomal protein L10, with protein sequence MAKTRAQKEQMIADLTDTFSKTKSVVFAEFSGVPVQAMDRLRTQARNENIAVSVSKKTLMNIAAQQAGWTGVDTAQLPNSVVTLMGYEDEVLPAKLVAAFAKGQAGVQIVGGVLEGAYASADQMIALSQLPGKQELYAKLVGSINAPVSGFVNVLAGNIRGLLYTLNAIQEQKA
- a CDS encoding 50S ribosomal protein L7/L12; the protein is MADEVTEVVAEEKAAVPAKFASLVETIEQLSVLDLAELVKVLEDKFGVSAAAPMMMGGMMPAGGEAGGAEEKTSFDVELSAIGESKINVIKVVKELLGLGLKEAKDLVDGAPAILKAGVAKDEAEAIKAKITEAGGAVTLK